TCTTATGGCTCGCGGCGGGTTAGGCGCGTGATAGCAATGAAAGTGATGAAAACGCTTCCTGTCATTTTCCGGTCCACACCATGAGTCAGTTCCTCGCCAAAATTCCCCGCGGGTGGCTGATCCTCGCGTGCATTGGGCTCATTGCCCTCAACATGCGCGGACCCTTCGTGGCCGTGGCACCCGTGGTGGACCTGCTGCGGCAGGACCTGGGGTTCTCGCCGGTGGAACTCGGGCTGCTGACCGGCATTCCCGTTCTCTGCTTCTCCCTCGCGTCCCCCTTGGCCTCGTTGGCAGGCCGACGGCTGGGGGCGGAGTTCGCCGTCATGCTCACATTGCTGGGTGTGCTGGCCGGCGTGGTCATCCGCTCCAGTGGCGGCGGTGCATTGGTGATGGCCGGTACGGTGATCATTGGCGTGGCCATCACCATTGGCAACATCGCAGTGCCGCTCATCATCCGGCGGGACTTTGCACCCAGGCGGCAGGCAACCGCAATGGGCGTGTACACGGCCGCGCTCAACATCGGCTCGTTCCTCACCTCCGTGGCCACCGCGCCACTTGCCGAGCTGGTGGGATGGCGACTTGCCCTTGCTGCAAGCGCCCTGCTGGCCTTGGCTGCCATCCTGTTCTGGGTGCCCACCGTGGGTGCACGCCGGGCGTTCGTGCCAGCCGCTGTGCCGGTTGTTCCTGCTTCCTCGTCCGGGGGCGTTGCGGGTGTTCGCTGGTTGACCGTGGGCCTGACACTTGGCTTCGCGGGCCAGGCGTTCTCCTACTACGGCGTCACCGCGTGGCTGCCCAGCTTCCTGTCCGACGAACTCGCCATGGGAACCGCCCAAGCCGGCGCGGGTTCCTCACTGTTCCAGATTTTCGCGATTGTGGGCGGCTTGGGCGTCCCGCTCCTGGCCCGCTTCGCGAGTACGACGACGGTGGCGGTCACCTTGAGTGCGCTGTGGCTGACGGTTCCCGTGGGCTTGTTGTTGGCGCCTTCGTGGTGGTGGATGTGGTCCTCCCTGGGCGGAGTTGCCCAGGGCGGAGGCATCACGGTGATCTTCATTGCCGTCATCCAATTCGCCCATTCACAGGCCGCCGCCGGCAAGATGTCCGCCGTGGTGCAGGGCGTGGGTTACTGCTTCGCTGCCTTGGCTCCCACGATTGTTGGCTACGTGCACAGTGTTACCGAGGGCTGGACGGTGCCTTTGTTCGTGATCCTCGGCTCGGTGCTCACGTTCTGCGTGTGCACCACCTTGTCCGTGCGCTGGGTGGCCCGGCAGCGCTGAGCTTTTCTCGCTTGGCCGGCCCGATTCGGGGGTTCCCTGCTGATCGTGCCGTGCGCACGGCACGATGTGCAGCGGGGCATCGAAATGGGCCGCTCGGGCATGGACTCGGGCATGGAGAAGCCCCGTTGCTGGGCTGCCTCCCCGACGGTCGGGGTCACTTGTTGCGAAGAGTGCAGGCAGCCCAGCGTCGGGGCTTGATGGTGTCGCTACCCAGTAGAACTAGGCCGCGACGAGTTCCTCCTCCGTGGCCTCTTCACGGGCCTCAGTGAGGAAACGGGCGTACGCGGGGATGGTCAGGAAGGTGGGGAATTCCTCGGCCAGGGTGACTTCTTCGAAGATGGCGCGGGCATCAGCGAAGCGGTCTCCGTCGAAGCGTTCCAGTCGGGCGTATTCCTCATCCAGCATGTCCTCAACCCATTCGCGGGTAATGATGTCACCGTGGTCAGTGATGGCGTGGGAGTGGATCCACTGCCACAGCTGGGAGCGGGAGATCTCCGCGGTGGCGGCGTCTTCCATGAGGTTGTGGATGGCCACAGCTCCGTTGCCCCGCAGCCAGGACTCGATGTAGCGGATGCCCACTTCGATGTTCAGGCGAACCCCGCCCTCGGTGATGGTGCCCTCGGTGCTGGCGATGTCGATCAGTGCGCGGTCATCGGGAGTGACGTCCTCGCGTGAACGGTCCAGCTGGTTGGGGCGGTCTCCGAGAACTTCGTCAAAGACTTCCCGGCACACCGGCACCAGGTCCGGGTGGGCCACCCATGAACCGTCGAAGCCGTCGTTGGCCTCACGGGTCTTGTCCGCACGGACCTTCTCGAACGAAGCCTGGTTTGCTGCTTCGTCCTTGCGGTTGGGAACAGCAGCAGCCATGCCACCAATAGCCATGGCACCGCGGCGGTGGCAAGCCCGGACCAGCTGCTCCGTGTAAGCGCGCATGAACGGCTGGGTCATGGTCACCTGGCCGCGGTCCGGGAGGACAAAACGCGGTCCACGGGTGCGGAAGTTCTTGATCAAGGAGAAAATGTAGTCCCAACGTCCGGCGTTCAAACCCGAAGCGTGGTCACGCAGTTCGTAGAGGATCTCTTCCATCTCGAACGCAGCCGTGATGGTTTCGATCAGAACCGTGGCGCGAATGGTGCCCTGCGGGATGCCGAGCAGGTCCTGGGCCAGGACGAAAATGTCATTCCACAAGCGGGCTTCGAGGTGGTTCTCGATCTTCGGCAGGTAGAAGTACGGGCCCTTGCCCTGGGCGATCAGGCGGCGGGCGTTGTGGAAGAAGAACAGCCCGAAGTCCACGATGCCTCCGGCGATTGGCTTGCCATCGATCAGCATGTGCTTCTCCGGCAGATGCCAGCCACGGGGGCGGACCACGATGGTGGGCAGGTCCTCGGCTGACTTCAGCTTGTATTCCTTGCCCTCAGGAGAAGTGAAATCGATCCGGCGCTCCAAAGCATCGGTCAGGTTCAGCTGCCCTTGGATCACGTTCCGCCACGTCGGTGTGGACGAGTCTTCCATGTCAGCCAACCAAACCTTGGCACCGGAGTTCAGGGCGTTGATGGTCATCTTCTTGTCCACCGGGCCCGTGATCTCCACGCGGCGGTCCTCCAAACCAGGTGCCGGGGGAGCCACTCGCCACGACGGGTCGTTCCGGATGGCTTCGGTCTGCGGCAGGAACCGCGGATCCTGGCCCCCTGAAATTTGGTTGCGGCGGGCGTGCCGTGCCTGCATCAGCTCCTGACGACGATCCGCCGTCGACCGGTGCAACTTGCCAATGAACTCGAGGGCGTCCGGCGTGAGGACCTCGTTCTGCCGGCAAATGGGCTGCGCGGTGATGGTGATGCCATTGATAGTGAAGTTGTCAGTGAAGCTGTTCATTTCAATCTCTCCTATGAGAAGCAAATGTTCGACGGCGGCACTTCCGCGAGATGCGCACCAGGCCAAGGAGCCGGTCCGCAGGCCGGAGGCGACAGCCGCCGTCGGGAATTGGTTTAGTGGAACTGGCCCTCTTCGGTCGATCCGACCAGTGCGAGGGTGGATGCGTTCGGGTTGAGCGCTGTTGCGATGTCGTCGAAGTAGCCTGTGCCGACTTCGCGCTGGTGCTTGGTGGCGGTGTAGCCGCGGGACTCGGAGGCGAATTCCTTTTCCTGGAGCTCGACGTAGGCACTCATGCCTTCACGGGCGTAGCCGTGGGCGAGGTCGAACATCGAGTAGTTCAGGGCGTGGAATCCGGCCAGGGTGATGAACTGGAAGGTGAAGCCCATGGCACCGAGTTCGCGCTGGAACTTGGCGATGGTGGTGTCGTCCAGGTGCTTGCGCCAGTTGAAGGACGGGGAGCAGTTGTAGGAAAGCATCTGGTCCGGGAACTCGGCCTTGACCGACTCGGCGAACTTCCGGGCCAGCTCCAGGTCCGGGGTGCCGGTCTCCATCCAGATGAGGTCGGAGTACGGTGCATAGGCCTTGGCGCGGGCGATGCAGGGTTCGATGCCGTTGCGGACCTTGTAGAAGCCCTCGGCCGTGCGAACAGGCTGTCCACCTTCGCGGAGTATGAATTCCTGGTCGCGCTCGTCAACGTCGGAGGTGATCAGGGTTGCTGCTTCGGCGTCGGTGCGGGCGATGACCACCGTGGGGGTGCCGGCGACGTCGGCTGCCAGGCGGGCTGCGTTGAGGGTGCGGATGTGTTGCTGGGTGGGAATCAGGACCTTGCCACCGAGGTGGCCGCACTTCTTTTCGGACGCGAGCTGGTCTTCCCAGTGAACGCCCGAGGCGCCGGCGGTGATCATGGACTTCATGAGCTCGTAGGCGTTCAGCGGGCCACCGAAGCCGGCTTCGGCGTCGGCGACGATCGGGACCAGCCAGTCCTCAACGGTCTTGACGCCCTCGGCATATTCGATCTGGTCTGCGCGGAGCAGGGCGTTGTTGATGCGGCGGACAACCTGGGGTACCGAGTTGGCCGGGTACAGGGACTGGTCCGGGTAGGTCTGGCCCGAAAGGTTGGCGTCAGCTGCAACCTGCCAACCGGAAAGGTAGATGGCGCGGAGGCCGGCCTTGACCTGCTGCACTGCCTGGTTGCCGGTCAGCGCACCCAAAGCGTTGGTGTAGCCGCCGGTAGGAGCTTCTTCGGTGAGCTGCTTCCACAGCTTCTCCGAACCGCGGCGGGCCAGGGTGTGCTCTTCGGAGACGCGACCGCGGAGGCGGACGACGTCGGTAGCCGAGTAATCGCGGGTGACGCCTTCCCAACGCGGGTTGGCGGACCATTCAAGTTCCAGCGCTGCGGCCTGCTCGCCTGCTGTGTCCTGAGCGGACGACTCTGCTGGTTCAAATGAAGCGGTCATCTTTGATCTCCTATGTGGTGCCCGGGCCGGCCTCCGCTGCGCCTTTGCTGCATCGGCCGGCTTGCCCGGGGTCTGTATTTCTTTTTCGTAAGACCTACTTTTCTGCACTTCCAAGAGGGTTACTAGGGGAAAACTATGGAAAGAAATGCACTTCTTCGCGTATTCTCAAGAAATGTCGCCTGTGAGCTGGAATCGCGAAGTCGCGTCGCCGTCGTTACCCGCTGCGTCCCCTGAACTGGACGTCATCAGCCTTGGCCGCCGCGTGCGCCATCTGCGCAAGCAGGCGGGGCTGACGCTGGACGACTTGAGTGCCGCCGTCGGGACCGCACCCAGCCAGTTGAGCCTGATCGAAAACGCCAAACGCGAGCCCAAGTTGGGGCTGCTGCAGCAGCTCGCCGCGTCACTGAATGTGACCATCGATCAGCTGCTCGGAGCCGAGCCGCCAAGCCGTCGGGCGGCCTTGGAAATTGAGCTCGAACGGTACCAGCGCGGGCCGCTCTACGAGTCTCTCAACCTGCCCAAAATCCGCATCAGCTCGCGGCTTCCGCTCGATGTGCTGGAGTCTCAGGTGGGGCTGCTCCAGGAGCTCGAACGCAAACTTAATGAGCAAGTCGCGACGCCGGAAGAAGCCCGCCGCGCGAACGGCGAGTTGCGTGCCATGATGCGCGAGCGCGGCAACTATTTCCCCGAGTACGAGGCGGAGGCGCAGAAGGTCCTCAAAGGAGTGGGTTACACCACCGGTCCGCTGAGCCAGCACGTTATCGCGGACATCGCCGAGAACCTGGGTTTCACCCTGCACCATGTGGGTGATCTTCCCCATTCCACGCGGTCCGTGACCGATTTGAAGAACCGCAGAATTTATCTGACGCAGAACCAACGCCAGGATCATGACCCCCGTTCGGTCCTCCTGCAGGCGCTGGGCCACTACGTCCTGGGGCACGAAACTCCGCGCAATTACGGGGATTTCCTGGCGCAGCGGGTGGCGACCAACTACTTCGCTGCCGCTTTGCTCCTCCCCGAGCAGGCCACGGTGGAGTTCCTGCAAAAAGCCAAGGCCGCCAAGGAAATTGCCGTGGAGGACATTCGCGACGCCTTCGCCGTGTCCTACGAAACGGCCGCGCACCGCTTCACCAACCTGGCCACCAAGCATTTGGGCATCACCACGCACTTCCAGAAGACCCACCAGTCCGGCATCATTTACAAGGCCTACGAGAACGACGGCGTCACCTTCCCGCAGGACCACACCGGGGCAATTGAAGGACAACCGTCCTGCAAGGCGTGGACCTCCCGTGCAGTGTTCGATGTGCCGGACAAATTCAGCGCCTACAGCCAGTACACGGACACCCCTTCGGGTACGTACTGGTGCACGGCTCGGACCGAACGGTCGGCCGCCGGTGAATTTTCCCTGAGTATTGGTGTGCCGTACCAGCATGTGAAATGGTTCCGGGGGCGCGAGACTACTGCCCGGGCAACGTCAAACTGCCCGGATCCCAATTGCTGCAAGCGGCCCCCGGCATCATTGGCGAACGAGTGGGCCGGCAACGCGTGGCCCTCCGCCCGCGCGCACTCGCACCTGCTGGCAGCCATGCCCCCGGGTGCGTTCCCCGGCGTGGACGAGACAGAGGTATACAGCTTCCTGGCGGCCCACTCCGAGCGCTGACCCTCTCTCACATCCCTCGTGCTTGGCCGTGACCCTCTCTCACATTCCGGCAACATTTGGCCATCCCTCTCTCAGATCGCGTGAGTTCCCACCACAAACGGAGCACCATGTGAGGACGACACCAAGCAGGGGGATGCGTCATGAATCGAGTCCGCAAAGCGACAACGCTGATCGCGGCAGCCGCGCTGGTGAGCGGCTCGGCGACGATCAGTGCTTGCGCGCCCCAACCAGCCGACGTCGGGCTCTTGACGGCCGACGGCGTGACTCGCGTTTCGGTTCAAACTGCGGACTACTCTGCGCAGCTTGAGGCTTTCAATGCGTCAGCGCGCAAGCTCGGTGTCACGCTGCTCGCCGATGGCGGCGACTCCGGCAGCGGCAACGTGGTGTCGTCGCCCGCCAGCCTGCTGATTGCGTTGAGCATGCTCCGGTCCGGGGCGTCGGGGGTCACTGCTGCGGAGATGGACTCGGTTCTGGGTTTGCCGGCCGAAGGGCGAGACGAAGCGATGAACGCGCTGCTCGCCTCCCTTGAAAAGTTCGACGGCGACCCCGGCTCAGTGGACGAAGAGAACCCGCCGCAGAAGCCGGTCATGCACGCTGCCAACGGGCTGTTCGTGGACAAAGGGGTGCCCACTGGCGAGGCTTTTCTGACCACGCTGGGTAAGCATTTTGGCACGGGCGTGTATCCGGTGAACTTCAGGGACGAGGCCGTGACCAAGCCCGCCATTGACCAGTGGGTCAGCAAAAACACCGGTGGGCGGATCAAGGAAGCCCCTGCACAATACAGTCCGGACAACACCTTCAGCCTGCTCAACGCCCTCTACTTCGCCGCAGCCTGGCAGGCTCCCTTCGACGCGAACGACACGGCGGACAGCCCCTTCACCAAGGCCGGAGGCGAAGTGATCAACGTACCCAGCATGCACTCATCACTCACCATGGCCTACGCGGAAGCTCCGGGTTGGAAGGCAGTGGACCTGCCTTACGCCGAGGGCTTCGTGATGCGGCTGATACTGCCCGACGGCGGTGCGTCTGGTCCGGACGGTCCGGCTGCGGTTTCTGCGGAGGTGCTTGCCGATGTGGCGAGGGAGCTTTCCGGGGCACAACAGGACATGGTCCACATCAGCATGCCCAAGTGGGACCACAAAACCACGTTCGAACTGCGGAAAGTGTTCGAAACGCTGGGACTCAAGGACATGCTGGCGACTTCCACCGACTTCGATTCCATCCAGCAGGGTATGAAGCTGACGCAGGCGGCCCAGGCAGCCAACATCACTGTTGCTGAGAAAGGGACCATCGCTTCAGCGGTGACCCAAATCAATGCAGAGGCGTCCAGCGCGATGGTCCCGGAACGGAAGATCATCCTTGATCACCCGTTCCATTACCAGATCGTTCACAGTGAGACGGGCATGCCCCTCTTCACGGAGTGGGTGGCGGACCCGCGCTAGCGGACCAGTCGCTCCACCAGGACTGCAGCTGCTTGAACAACCTCGTCGGCTGCCTGCTTGGATGCACTCAGAGCCACTTCCTGCCCGGACACTGTCACGATGTCCGTGATCACCGCGACCGTGAGCCTGCCCAGGGTGTCGTCGCTGGCGCCGAGGAGCACGGTGTTCTGCCGGACCCATTCGCGGCCGCGTTCCCGCCTGAGTACTTCGAAGCCCGGGGGAGTGTCGCCTTCGATGAACACGCGCTCCAGATCCCGGTGCTTCCAGGTGTAGTCGAAGTAGCTGCGACTGCCCACGTTGAACAGCGCTAAGGGATCGTCTTCGCCGGCCTTCCGGGCTTTGGCCACGGCCGCGGCGACCAGCCTTTCGTGCTCGTTTTGGTAGTGGTCCCAGAGCGCGAGGAAGAGTTCGGTCTTCCCTCCGAAGTGGTGATAGAGGCTGCCGACGCTGGATCCGGCGCGCGCCACGATGTCCGAGATGCTCGCGTCGGTGAAGCCATGCTGGACGAACACTTCGGTGGCAGCGTCCAGCAGGTTGCGTTGGGTGGCAGCTGTCCGGGTCCATTGCCAGGAGCCCGCGTTGTTGGCTACTTCGGATGTCTTGCGGACCATGCTTTGGGCTCCTCTCACAGGCAAGGCAAAGACCGGAGTGTCGACCGGCCATTTTTTGGAATCCTACCTCCGAAAGAATCCACATAGCCATCAACAAGCCTTGACTGCCCCGTGAAACACAGGAAATAATTCTGGAAGTCTGTTCTAGAAATACGTATTGCGGCATGTATCCGAATGCTGCGATTTTTGACGTCGAACGCCCCGAAACCCGGGTGCCGTTTTCACCGTCGGGCTGCAACTGGTTGAATCGCTATATAGCGCCAACTGGTCGCAGCCAAACAAGCCAGAGAGGAACGCGGCCTGATGTCCGTTTCAAGCAAGTCGTCCGGGATCACGTCGAACAGGTGGTTCAAACCCGTCGTCGTCACCGCAGGAGCTTTGGTGGTGGCCCTCATCCTGGTGCTCGTGGCGCAATGGCTCCGGACCCTTCAGCCGGTCCAGCAGTTCCTGGTGGATTACCCCGGGCACTCGGCCGTTCCTGAGGGCGCTCCCACCGGCTTCCCCGCCTGGCTGGGGTGGCAACACTTCCTGAACATGTTCTTCATTGTCCTGATCATCCGTTCGGGCTGGCAGGTGCGGACCACCACACGCCCGGCGGCAAACTGGACCCGGAACAACAAGGGCTTCATCAAGACCAAGAACCCGCCCACCAAGATCAGCCTGGACCTCTGGTTCCACCTGACGCTGGACGCGCTCTGGGTCCTGAACGGCATCATCTTCATCGTGCTGCTTTTCGCTACCGGTCAGTGGTTGAGGATCGTTCCCACCAGCTGGGATGTCTTCCCCAACGCCGTCTCCGCCGGATTGCAGTACGCCTCGCTGAACTGGCCGGTTGAAAACGGTTGGAACAACTACAACAGCCTCCAGCTCCTGACCTACTTCATCACGGTGTTCATCGCGGCACCGCTGGCCATCCTCACGGGCATTCGGATGTCCGGTGCATGGCCCAAGAAGGCTGCGATCAACAAGTTCTACCCGATCGAACTGGCCCGGAAGGTCCATTTCCCGGTGATGATCTACTTCGTGGCCTTCGTGATCGTCCACGTCACCCTGGTGCTGGCTACCGGCGCCCTGAGGAACCTCAACCACATGTACGCGTCGAACGACGATAACAACAGCTGGTGGGGCTTCGGCATCTTCGCGGCTTCCATCGTCTTCACTGCGGCCGCCTGGTTCCTTGCCCGCCCGCTGTTCCTGCGGCCGATCGCCTCGCTCATGGGCAAGGTCTCGCGCTAGCGTTCACGCAAAGAAGCCCTCACGCAAAGAAAACAGCCGCCCCGGAAGAGTTTCCGGGGCGGCTGTTCTTGCATGTGCCGCAGAGCTAGCTCAAAGCCCCGCCCTGCCACAGGGCATCGAACGGCGCACCGGAGGACACCCGGTTCTTGATGCCGGCAGTCACGAAAGCCTTCGCAGTCCGGGCTGCTTCAAGGGGCGTCGCACCCTTGGCGAGCTCGGCGGTCACAGCTGCAGCAAGGGAGCAACCAGCGCCGGACACAGCCACTTCGCCAACCTTCGGGGCGCGGAGGACTTCCAGCGTCTCGCCGTCGTAGTAAACATCGACGGCGTCCGGGCCTTCCAGCCGCACGCCACCTTTGGCGAGGACTGCTGCACCGCTGATCTCGTGGATCCTGA
This genomic interval from Paenarthrobacter aurescens TC1 contains the following:
- a CDS encoding putative major facilitator superfamily (MFS) transporter (identified by match to protein family HMM PF07690) — encoded protein: MSQFLAKIPRGWLILACIGLIALNMRGPFVAVAPVVDLLRQDLGFSPVELGLLTGIPVLCFSLASPLASLAGRRLGAEFAVMLTLLGVLAGVVIRSSGGGALVMAGTVIIGVAITIGNIAVPLIIRRDFAPRRQATAMGVYTAALNIGSFLTSVATAPLAELVGWRLALAASALLALAAILFWVPTVGARRAFVPAAVPVVPASSSGGVAGVRWLTVGLTLGFAGQAFSYYGVTAWLPSFLSDELAMGTAQAGAGSSLFQIFAIVGGLGVPLLARFASTTTVAVTLSALWLTVPVGLLLAPSWWWMWSSLGGVAQGGGITVIFIAVIQFAHSQAAAGKMSAVVQGVGYCFAALAPTIVGYVHSVTEGWTVPLFVILGSVLTFCVCTTLSVRWVARQR
- the aceB gene encoding malate synthase A (identified by match to protein family HMM PF01274; match to protein family HMM TIGR01344), whose translation is MNSFTDNFTINGITITAQPICRQNEVLTPDALEFIGKLHRSTADRRQELMQARHARRNQISGGQDPRFLPQTEAIRNDPSWRVAPPAPGLEDRRVEITGPVDKKMTINALNSGAKVWLADMEDSSTPTWRNVIQGQLNLTDALERRIDFTSPEGKEYKLKSAEDLPTIVVRPRGWHLPEKHMLIDGKPIAGGIVDFGLFFFHNARRLIAQGKGPYFYLPKIENHLEARLWNDIFVLAQDLLGIPQGTIRATVLIETITAAFEMEEILYELRDHASGLNAGRWDYIFSLIKNFRTRGPRFVLPDRGQVTMTQPFMRAYTEQLVRACHRRGAMAIGGMAAAVPNRKDEAANQASFEKVRADKTREANDGFDGSWVAHPDLVPVCREVFDEVLGDRPNQLDRSREDVTPDDRALIDIASTEGTITEGGVRLNIEVGIRYIESWLRGNGAVAIHNLMEDAATAEISRSQLWQWIHSHAITDHGDIITREWVEDMLDEEYARLERFDGDRFADARAIFEEVTLAEEFPTFLTIPAYARFLTEAREEATEEELVAA
- the aceA gene encoding isocitrate lyase (identified by match to protein family HMM PF00463; match to protein family HMM TIGR01346), with product MTASFEPAESSAQDTAGEQAAALELEWSANPRWEGVTRDYSATDVVRLRGRVSEEHTLARRGSEKLWKQLTEEAPTGGYTNALGALTGNQAVQQVKAGLRAIYLSGWQVAADANLSGQTYPDQSLYPANSVPQVVRRINNALLRADQIEYAEGVKTVEDWLVPIVADAEAGFGGPLNAYELMKSMITAGASGVHWEDQLASEKKCGHLGGKVLIPTQQHIRTLNAARLAADVAGTPTVVIARTDAEAATLITSDVDERDQEFILREGGQPVRTAEGFYKVRNGIEPCIARAKAYAPYSDLIWMETGTPDLELARKFAESVKAEFPDQMLSYNCSPSFNWRKHLDDTTIAKFQRELGAMGFTFQFITLAGFHALNYSMFDLAHGYAREGMSAYVELQEKEFASESRGYTATKHQREVGTGYFDDIATALNPNASTLALVGSTEEGQFH
- a CDS encoding putative Helix-turn-helix domain protein (identified by match to protein family HMM PF01381; match to protein family HMM PF06114), which codes for MSPVSWNREVASPSLPAASPELDVISLGRRVRHLRKQAGLTLDDLSAAVGTAPSQLSLIENAKREPKLGLLQQLAASLNVTIDQLLGAEPPSRRAALEIELERYQRGPLYESLNLPKIRISSRLPLDVLESQVGLLQELERKLNEQVATPEEARRANGELRAMMRERGNYFPEYEAEAQKVLKGVGYTTGPLSQHVIADIAENLGFTLHHVGDLPHSTRSVTDLKNRRIYLTQNQRQDHDPRSVLLQALGHYVLGHETPRNYGDFLAQRVATNYFAAALLLPEQATVEFLQKAKAAKEIAVEDIRDAFAVSYETAAHRFTNLATKHLGITTHFQKTHQSGIIYKAYENDGVTFPQDHTGAIEGQPSCKAWTSRAVFDVPDKFSAYSQYTDTPSGTYWCTARTERSAAGEFSLSIGVPYQHVKWFRGRETTARATSNCPDPNCCKRPPASLANEWAGNAWPSARAHSHLLAAMPPGAFPGVDETEVYSFLAAHSER
- a CDS encoding putative serpin (serine proteinase inhibitor) family protein (identified by match to protein family HMM PF00079), with the translated sequence MNRVRKATTLIAAAALVSGSATISACAPQPADVGLLTADGVTRVSVQTADYSAQLEAFNASARKLGVTLLADGGDSGSGNVVSSPASLLIALSMLRSGASGVTAAEMDSVLGLPAEGRDEAMNALLASLEKFDGDPGSVDEENPPQKPVMHAANGLFVDKGVPTGEAFLTTLGKHFGTGVYPVNFRDEAVTKPAIDQWVSKNTGGRIKEAPAQYSPDNTFSLLNALYFAAAWQAPFDANDTADSPFTKAGGEVINVPSMHSSLTMAYAEAPGWKAVDLPYAEGFVMRLILPDGGASGPDGPAAVSAEVLADVARELSGAQQDMVHISMPKWDHKTTFELRKVFETLGLKDMLATSTDFDSIQQGMKLTQAAQAANITVAEKGTIASAVTQINAEASSAMVPERKIILDHPFHYQIVHSETGMPLFTEWVADPR
- a CDS encoding putative integral membrane protein, producing MSVSSKSSGITSNRWFKPVVVTAGALVVALILVLVAQWLRTLQPVQQFLVDYPGHSAVPEGAPTGFPAWLGWQHFLNMFFIVLIIRSGWQVRTTTRPAANWTRNNKGFIKTKNPPTKISLDLWFHLTLDALWVLNGIIFIVLLFATGQWLRIVPTSWDVFPNAVSAGLQYASLNWPVENGWNNYNSLQLLTYFITVFIAAPLAILTGIRMSGAWPKKAAINKFYPIELARKVHFPVMIYFVAFVIVHVTLVLATGALRNLNHMYASNDDNNSWWGFGIFAASIVFTAAAWFLARPLFLRPIASLMGKVSR